A single genomic interval of Flavobacteriales bacterium harbors:
- a CDS encoding RidA family protein: MKSAIHPPNAAKPLAPYTPAIQAGPTLYLSGQIALDEQGNLHTADIATETRKVMENVGNLLRAAGLGYDHLVKVTIFLSDMAHYTAVNEVYGTYFTDTPPAREAVAVKGLPRGVNVEISGVAYRD; the protein is encoded by the coding sequence ATGAAGTCCGCCATCCACCCGCCCAACGCCGCCAAGCCCCTTGCCCCCTACACGCCCGCCATCCAGGCCGGACCCACGCTCTACCTCAGCGGGCAGATCGCCTTGGACGAGCAAGGGAACCTGCACACCGCCGACATCGCCACGGAGACCCGCAAGGTGATGGAGAACGTGGGCAACCTGCTGCGCGCCGCAGGCCTCGGCTACGATCACCTGGTGAAGGTGACCATCTTCCTGAGCGACATGGCCCACTACACCGCCGTGAACGAGGTGTACGGCACCTACTTCACCGACACACCGCCCGCCCGCGAGGCCGTGGCCGTGAAGGGCCTTCCGCGCGGCGTGAACGTGGAGATCAGCGGCGTGGCCTACCGGGATTGA
- a CDS encoding alpha/beta hydrolase, giving the protein MGQPVRSTPTTPFTLGVVESIHSTVLGEDRVLNFALPQGYHPDSAAQYPVIYVLDGGADEDFIHLAGAAQFASFPWVEWLRPSIVVGIANVDRRRDLTCPTTIAKDKDDFPTAGGSAAFMDFIAREVIPLVEANYRTSPERTLIGQSLGGLFATEVLLRRPWLFQHYIIVSPSLWWDHGSVLRIPADALSAPDIGVASVYIAVGREGREMEAPAQQLAGMARKAHVPNVTYERIADLDHATLLHEAVLNAWRWRMEARRVQSR; this is encoded by the coding sequence ATGGGCCAACCGGTGCGGTCCACCCCGACCACACCGTTCACCCTGGGTGTGGTGGAGTCCATCCACAGCACCGTCCTCGGCGAGGACCGCGTGCTCAACTTCGCGCTGCCGCAGGGCTACCACCCCGACAGCGCCGCGCAGTACCCGGTGATCTACGTGCTCGATGGCGGCGCTGATGAGGACTTCATCCACCTCGCCGGTGCCGCGCAATTCGCGTCGTTCCCGTGGGTCGAATGGCTGAGGCCGAGCATCGTGGTGGGCATCGCCAACGTGGACCGACGCCGCGACCTCACGTGTCCGACCACCATCGCCAAGGACAAGGACGACTTTCCCACGGCGGGCGGCAGCGCGGCCTTCATGGATTTCATCGCCAGGGAGGTGATCCCCTTAGTGGAGGCCAACTACCGTACCTCCCCGGAGCGCACCCTCATCGGCCAAAGTCTCGGCGGGCTCTTCGCCACCGAAGTCCTGTTGCGCCGCCCATGGCTCTTTCAGCACTACATCATCGTGAGCCCCAGCCTGTGGTGGGACCACGGTTCGGTGCTCCGGATCCCGGCGGATGCGTTGAGCGCGCCCGACATCGGGGTGGCCTCGGTGTACATCGCGGTGGGCAGGGAGGGCAGGGAGATGGAAGCGCCCGCACAGCAACTGGCCGGGATGGCGCGCAAGGCGCACGTGCCGAACGTGACCTACGAGCGCATCGCGGACCTGGACCACGCCACCCTCCTGCACGAGGCGGTGCTGAACGCGTGGCGGTGGAGAATGGAGGCGCGCAGGGTTCAATCCCGGTAG
- the surE gene encoding 5'/3'-nucleotidase SurE, giving the protein MSDTRPLILVTNDDGIFAPGIRALVEEVRAFGRVMVVAPDKPQSAMGHAITIHSFLRLNKVAYLDDLDAWSCSGTPVDCVKLAIYKLLEGRKPDLLVSGINHGANISINVLYSGTMSAAVEGAMEGIPSIGFSLMDHSMEADFGPVRPVVRSVVGNVLRHGMATGACLNVNVPRTRGEALKGMRVCRQARANWEDEFETRLDPGKREYYWLKGEFKSEDHGHDTDVWAVSNGYVSIVPTQFDMTAHHAIAELNTWDHGLE; this is encoded by the coding sequence ATGTCCGACACACGCCCCCTCATCCTGGTCACCAACGACGACGGCATCTTCGCGCCGGGCATCCGCGCCCTGGTGGAGGAGGTCCGCGCGTTCGGTCGGGTGATGGTGGTGGCGCCGGACAAGCCGCAGAGCGCCATGGGGCATGCGATCACCATCCACAGCTTCCTGCGGCTGAACAAGGTGGCCTACCTGGACGACCTGGACGCCTGGAGCTGCAGCGGCACTCCGGTGGACTGTGTGAAGCTGGCGATCTACAAGCTGCTGGAGGGACGCAAGCCCGACCTGCTGGTCAGCGGCATCAACCATGGGGCGAACATCAGCATCAACGTGCTGTACAGTGGCACGATGAGCGCGGCGGTGGAGGGTGCGATGGAAGGCATCCCGAGCATCGGGTTCAGCCTGATGGACCACAGCATGGAGGCCGATTTCGGGCCGGTGCGGCCGGTGGTGCGCAGCGTGGTGGGCAATGTCCTGCGCCATGGCATGGCGACGGGGGCCTGCCTCAACGTCAACGTGCCACGCACCCGCGGCGAGGCGCTCAAGGGCATGCGCGTGTGCCGGCAGGCGCGGGCCAATTGGGAGGATGAGTTCGAGACGCGGCTCGACCCCGGGAAGCGGGAGTACTACTGGCTGAAGGGTGAGTTCAAGAGCGAGGACCATGGGCACGACACGGACGTGTGGGCCGTGAGCAACGGATACGTGAGCATCGTCCCCACGCAGTTCGACATGACCGCCCACCACGCGATCGCGGAGCTGAACACCTGGGACCATGGCCTGGAGTGA
- a CDS encoding rhodanese-like domain-containing protein — translation MRSTDRFSYAKVDAATFAQALADSTDHVLIDVRTPGEHARGHLPGAINRSYLSLRYGRLVRDLDRSTLVLLYCHTCHRSPLAARRMKRMGFRRVVDLQGGFRQWPGPTTTAP, via the coding sequence GTGCGCAGCACCGACCGCTTCAGCTACGCCAAGGTCGATGCGGCCACCTTCGCCCAGGCGCTGGCGGACAGCACGGACCATGTGCTGATCGATGTGCGCACACCCGGCGAGCATGCCAGGGGGCATCTGCCGGGCGCCATCAACCGCAGCTACCTGTCGTTGCGCTACGGCCGGCTGGTCCGCGACCTGGACCGGTCGACGCTCGTGCTGCTCTATTGCCACACCTGTCACCGCAGCCCGCTCGCGGCCCGGCGGATGAAACGCATGGGCTTCCGCCGCGTCGTTGACCTGCAGGGTGGCTTCCGCCAGTGGCCGGGCCCCACCACCACCGCGCCGTGA